A genomic segment from Chitinophagaceae bacterium encodes:
- a CDS encoding DUF1573 domain-containing protein, with amino-acid sequence MKYLVTSICIVVTAFSFNSCDVRKRDKLANESSAQNMPVIKDSTTVQIIDSSYNFGKITDGEIVAYNFRFKNTGSKPLIIVNTAASCGCTVPEKPDQPVLPGETGFIKVKFDSHNRVGQAHKTIAVTSNANPPFTDLVLTGEVVAANKK; translated from the coding sequence ATGAAGTATTTAGTAACATCTATTTGTATTGTGGTAACCGCATTTTCATTTAACAGTTGCGATGTACGCAAAAGGGATAAACTTGCAAATGAATCATCTGCACAAAATATGCCTGTTATTAAAGACAGTACCACGGTGCAAATAATAGACAGCAGTTACAACTTTGGAAAAATAACCGACGGGGAAATTGTAGCCTATAATTTCCGGTTTAAAAATACCGGCAGCAAACCGCTCATTATTGTAAACACGGCTGCAAGCTGCGGTTGCACGGTTCCCGAAAAACCAGACCAACCTGTGCTCCCCGGCGAAACAGGTTTTATTAAAGTAAAATTCGACAGCCATAACCGTGTGGGCCAGGCACATAAAACCATTGCCGTTACTTCCAATGCTAATCCGCCATTTACCGATTTGGTATTAACCGGTGAAGTGGTAGCGGCTAACAAAAAATAA
- a CDS encoding co-chaperone GroES yields the protein MAKKLSITPLHDRVIVKPAAAEEKTAGGIIIPDTVKEKPQRGTVLAAGPGKKDEPVTVKTGDTVLYGKYAGTEISFEGQDYLIMRESDILAII from the coding sequence ATGGCTAAAAAGTTAAGCATTACCCCACTACACGACAGGGTAATTGTAAAACCCGCCGCTGCAGAAGAAAAAACAGCAGGTGGCATCATTATTCCTGATACTGTAAAAGAAAAACCACAACGTGGCACTGTACTGGCTGCCGGCCCTGGTAAAAAAGATGAACCCGTAACCGTAAAAACTGGCGATACGGTTTTATATGGCAAATATGCTGGTACTGAAATTTCATTTGAAGGACAGGATTACTTAATCATGAGAGAATCCGACATACTGGCTATTATTTAA
- the yajC gene encoding preprotein translocase subunit YajC: MNPILLQSPGASSATTLIMMVGMILVFYFFMIRPQTKKAKEQKNFINNLQKGDKVVTIAGIHGKVNKINEDGTMELETSPGSYLKVEKQALSLEWTSALNKATVSK; encoded by the coding sequence ATGAACCCAATTTTATTACAATCTCCCGGGGCAAGCAGTGCAACTACATTAATTATGATGGTAGGAATGATACTTGTTTTTTACTTTTTTATGATACGCCCCCAAACCAAAAAGGCAAAAGAGCAAAAAAACTTTATCAATAACCTTCAAAAAGGCGACAAAGTGGTAACCATTGCCGGCATACACGGCAAAGTAAATAAAATTAATGAAGATGGCACAATGGAACTGGAAACCAGCCCGGGAAGCTATCTTAAAGTTGAAAAACAGGCTTTAAGCCTTGAATGGACTTCTGCATTAAATAAAGCAACGGTATCTAAATAA
- the nusB gene encoding transcription antitermination factor NusB, with protein MLSRRNIRVKVMQTLYSVESTAETAKGIDAKSILAQKIDHSRKLFSYLNFFICEVAHYAGKDAVQKAGKHLPSAKDLAVNTKISGNEVMATFMQDPGFQNFLKNDHPENIIDTELVRKIYQELVTTQEYNEYTAIATRDKKSEKRVLEFIFNSLMLPNENFIAHLEENFLNWDDDAELMQTLVTIMLNKPITGVFENMLSKEKDQFAHSLLHTTLEKKDFALELIKPRLKNWDADRIAALDMILLRMGVCEFLFFDTIPTKVTINEYIDLAKAYSTPQSGQFVNGLLDTIQKELQAENKIDKRVFKKSTL; from the coding sequence ATGCTAAGCAGGAGGAATATAAGGGTAAAAGTGATGCAAACTTTGTATAGTGTAGAAAGCACAGCAGAAACTGCCAAAGGTATTGATGCCAAAAGCATTCTTGCCCAAAAGATAGATCATAGCAGGAAGTTATTTTCTTATTTAAATTTTTTTATTTGCGAAGTAGCCCATTATGCAGGTAAAGATGCGGTACAAAAGGCCGGGAAACACCTCCCTTCTGCAAAAGACCTGGCGGTAAATACCAAAATTTCAGGCAATGAAGTGATGGCTACATTTATGCAGGATCCCGGATTCCAAAATTTCCTGAAAAACGACCATCCTGAAAATATTATTGATACAGAGTTAGTAAGAAAAATATACCAGGAGCTTGTAACAACACAGGAATATAACGAATACACTGCAATAGCAACAAGGGATAAAAAATCGGAAAAAAGGGTACTTGAATTTATTTTTAACAGCCTCATGTTACCCAACGAAAATTTTATAGCGCACCTTGAAGAAAACTTTTTGAACTGGGACGATGATGCAGAGCTGATGCAAACGCTGGTAACCATTATGCTGAACAAACCAATAACCGGCGTATTCGAAAATATGCTGAGCAAGGAAAAAGACCAGTTTGCCCATTCGTTGTTGCATACTACGCTGGAGAAAAAAGATTTTGCACTGGAGTTAATAAAGCCCAGGCTTAAAAACTGGGATGCCGACCGCATTGCCGCACTCGATATGATATTGCTAAGGATGGGCGTTTGCGAATTTTTATTTTTTGATACAATACCTACAAAAGTTACCATTAACGAATATATAGACCTTGCAAAAGCTTACAGCACGCCGCAAAGCGGGCAATTTGTAAACGGCTTGCTGGATACCATTCAAAAAGAATTGCAGGCCGAAAATAAAATTGATAAACGGGTTTTTAAAAAAAGCACACTTTAA
- the ychF gene encoding redox-regulated ATPase YchF codes for MALQAGIVGLPNVGKSTLFNAVSNSAKAQASNYRFCTIEPNTGLVNVPDERLQKLEELVKPERVVPTQIEIVDIAGLVRGASKGEGLGNKFLANIREVDAIIHVVRCFEDENILRDEGPINPVGDKEIIETELQLKDLESVEKKIQRTEKIAKNDPKSKAELDILIRCKEHLEKGKNILSLGLTKEEQPAIADLFLLTLKPVLYVANVDEASMHTGNKFSAALIEAVKNEGNEVIIMTNAIEAQIAEFDNPEDKAMFMEEYKMTEPALDRLIHSTYKLLNLSTYFTAGVQEVRAWTIHKGWKAPQAASVIHTDFEKGFIKAEVISYTDFIHYGSEAACRDNGKLRIEGKEYPVQDGDVMHFRFNV; via the coding sequence ATGGCATTACAGGCAGGTATAGTTGGGTTGCCCAACGTAGGAAAATCAACCCTTTTTAATGCGGTGAGCAACAGCGCAAAAGCGCAGGCAAGCAATTACCGCTTTTGTACCATTGAGCCCAATACGGGCCTGGTAAATGTACCCGATGAAAGGCTGCAAAAGCTGGAAGAACTGGTAAAGCCCGAACGTGTAGTACCCACGCAAATTGAAATTGTGGATATAGCCGGCCTGGTACGTGGCGCAAGCAAAGGAGAAGGTCTGGGCAATAAATTTTTGGCCAATATTAGGGAGGTTGATGCCATAATTCATGTGGTGCGGTGCTTTGAAGATGAAAATATTTTAAGAGATGAGGGCCCGATAAACCCCGTAGGCGATAAAGAAATTATTGAAACAGAATTACAATTGAAAGACCTGGAAAGTGTGGAGAAGAAAATTCAACGTACCGAAAAAATTGCCAAAAACGACCCCAAATCAAAGGCAGAACTGGATATTTTAATTCGCTGTAAAGAGCATTTGGAAAAAGGTAAAAACATTCTCTCATTGGGATTAACGAAAGAAGAGCAACCGGCTATTGCCGATTTGTTTTTACTTACATTAAAACCCGTACTTTATGTAGCCAATGTAGATGAAGCAAGTATGCATACCGGCAATAAATTTTCGGCAGCGCTAATTGAAGCCGTTAAAAATGAAGGCAACGAAGTAATAATAATGACCAATGCTATAGAAGCACAGATTGCCGAATTTGATAACCCTGAGGACAAAGCCATGTTTATGGAAGAATATAAAATGACTGAACCTGCATTGGACAGGCTTATCCACTCTACTTATAAGCTGCTGAACCTATCTACCTATTTTACTGCTGGTGTGCAGGAAGTAAGAGCATGGACGATACATAAGGGCTGGAAAGCGCCACAAGCTGCAAGCGTTATCCATACCGATTTTGAAAAAGGATTTATTAAAGCAGAAGTAATCAGTTATACTGATTTTATCCATTACGGCTCCGAAGCTGCCTGCAGAGATAATGGTAAACTTCGTATTGAAGGAAAAGAATACCCGGTGCAGGACGGCGATGTAATGCATTTCAGGTTTAATGTTTAA